Genomic window (Azospirillum lipoferum 4B):
CTTGGGCAGGATGGTCACGCCCAGCCCGGCCGTCACCGCCGCCTTGATGCCGGCGAGGCTGGGGCTGGTGTAGGCCATGCGCCAGGGGCGGCCGCGGGCGTCCAGCGCGTCGATGGCGCGCTTGCGGTGGATGTCCGGCGGCGGGGCCAGCACCAGCGGGACCGGGGCGCCCGCATCGAGGATCAGGCGGTCGGACGCCACCCAGAACAGCGGCTCGCGCCAGACCTTGACGCCGCCGGCCGGACCCTGCGGCTCCCGCTTGCACAGGACGAGGTCGTATTCGCCGCGGGAAAAGCGGTCGAGCAGGTTGATGGTGAAGTCGCACTGCACCTCCAGCGCCACCTGGGGATGGGCGCGGGAGAAGCGCCACAGCACGTCGGGCAGATGGGCGGTGGCGAAATCCTCCGGCGTGCCGAGCCGCACCACGCCGCCTACCTCCGGCTCCATCAGCAGGGCGCAGGCCTCGCCCGCCATGCCCAGCAGGCGGCGGGCATAGGTCAGCAGGATCTCGCCGTCGGGGGTCAGGTCCAGGCCGCGGCCCTCGCGCAGGAACAGGCGCTTGCCCAAGCCGTCCTCCAGCCGCTTGATCTGCAGGCTGATGGTGGACTGGGTGCGGCCCAGCCGCTCCGCCGCGCGGGTGAAGCCGCCGCTGTCGACGATGGTCACGAAGGTGCGCAACAGGTCGAGGTCGAAGGGCGGCAGCGGAGTGGGCATGGTGGGCGGTGGGGCGGGCGGGGTCATGATGGCGGTTCCAGCTCGGCCGGTCAGCTCAGCACCGCCCGGCTCACTGCGAGGTAGAGTGGAATACCGACGAGGATGTTGAAAGGAAATGTGATGCCCAGCGACAGCGGAAGCGACAGCCCCGGCTCCGCCGCCGGCAGGGCGTGGCGCAGCGCCGCCGGCACCGCGATGTAGGAGGCGCTGGCGCACAGCGTCACCAGCAGGGCGGCGTCGCCGAGGCCGAGCCCCAGGGCGGCGGCGGCGGCCAGACCGATCCCGGCGCCGATCAGCGGCATGACGATGCCGAAGGCGATCAGCCGCGGGCTGAGCGAGGCCGCTTCCCGCAGGCGGGAGGTGGCGAGATAACCCATCTCCAGCAGGAACAGGCACAGCACGCCGTCCCAGGGGGCGATGAACAGGCCGTGCAGGCTCTGCAGGCCGGGCTTGCCGATGACGAGGCCGACCAGCAGCGACCCCGCCAGCAGCAGGACGGAGCCGTTGAAGGCCGCCTCGCGGATCGCGTCCTTGATCGAGCCGCCCCGGGCCGGCTCGCCGCCGCCGGACCCGCCGAGCGGAACCGACCCAAGCGGAACCGTCATGGTGGCGCCGTTGCCGCCAGCCGCGACGCCCGACACCATGCCGGTGGCCCCCGCCAGCAGCAGGCCGCTGACGATGGCCGGGCCTTCCATGATCGCCAGCGCCGCGACCATGTGGCCGCCGAAGGTGACGCCCTGGCTTTCCAGCAGCTTGGTGGCGGTGACGAAGGTGACGAGGCTGACCGATCCGTAATGGGCGGCGATGGCGGCGGAGTTGACCTGATCCAGCCCGACCGCCGAGCGCAGCAGGCCGAAGCCCAGGATCGGCATCAGCAGGCTGAGCAGCGCGGCCGTCAGCAGCAGCGGCAACACCGAGCCCACATCGGCGCCGGCCAGCGCAACGCCGCCCTTCAGGCCGATGGCGACCAGCAGATAGGCGGCAAGCGCCTTGCCGAAGCCCTCCGGGAATGGAATGCGCGCCCCGGTCAGCGCAATGGCGGCACCAAGGCCGAAGAACAGGATCGGTGCGGACAGCAGCGCGTCCATAATGGATCATCCCTTGTCAAAATCGTCAGCGCGGGTCATGCCGCACTGCGGCAACCCCATTGGCCGGACGCTAACGAGGGATGCGCCTCATGGGAAATTGATAGTTTTCTGCACTTCCATTGATTTTTTCAATGACAAGCGGAGTGCGTCACGCCAGCAGATCGTCCTGCCGGTTGCGGCGCATCCACAGGGCGGCGTAGCTGCACAGGGGCAGGATCTTCAGCCCTTCGGCGCGGGCGGCCTCCATCACGCCTTCCATCAGGCGGCCGGCGGCGCCGGTGCCGCGCAGCGACGGCGGGGCCTCGACATAGGAAATCACCAGGGTCCGGCCGTTGCGGCGGTAGTCGGCATAGACCGTCCGGTTGCCGACCGCCAGTTCGAACCGGTTCATGGTGCGGTTGTCGGTGACCGCCTGTTCCATGCTGATCGCTCCGTCGGTTGTGGGGGGGCTCCCTGCAAGGTGGGGTCGGGAGCGGTGGACGGCAGCCCCCTTTTGCGCGGAAGCGCCCTCAGTCGCCCTGCCAGCCGCAGGCGGACAGCGCGTCCCGCATATGCGCCGGTGCCGGGGCGACGGCGCTCACCGCCGCATAGTCGAAGGCCATGCGGAAGGCGACGGAGCGGGCCAGCAGGTGCAGGTTGCCGGGGGGCAGGCGTTCGGGGCCGTAGAAGGGCTCCCCCACCAGCGGGCAGCCGATGGCGGCGCAATGGACGCGGATCTGGTGGGTCCGGCCGGTGCGCGGGCGAAGCTCCAGCCAGGAGCGGCCATCGGCGCCGGTGCCCAGGACGCGGTACTCGGTGACCGCCGGCTGGCCCGCCGGGTCGGGCAGGATGGTCCAGGAGGAGCGCGACGCACCGGGTTCGATCCGCTTCAGCAGCGGCAGGTCGATCACGCCGGATTCGGCATCCGGGATGCCGTCGGCCACCGCCCAATAGGTCTTCTCCACATGGCCGGCGGCGAACATCTGGCCGAAGCGCTTCAGTGCCCAGGGGGTGCGGCCCAGGATCAGGCAGCCGGCGGTGTCGCGGTCCAGCCGGTGGGCGAGCTTGGGCGGCTCGCCGTCCGGCTCGCCGAGGAAGGGCAGGTAGAGCTCCAGATGGTCGGTGATGCGTCCGGCCTTGTGGACGGCCAGACCGGCCGGCTTGTCGATGACGAAGCACAGCTCGTCCTGATGGAGTACGCGGGCGCGCAGCGAGTCGGGGGTCATGGCCCGCAGCATGGTCGCCGCCGCGCCTTTCGCGCAAGGGCCGTGAACCGCATGTCATACGGAAAGCGGGGCGGTGCAGCGATGAGGGGGCGATGGGCGAAACGGGCAGCGGCACGGTGTCGCGCCTTTGGTTTTCCGTAGTTTTACAAGCGTTGCCGCCTATGAGAAAGGTCCGGGGCGGCTTCGGACCTTGCGGATAAAGATCGGCCGGAATGAGGACATTCGGCCGGTTTTCATTTGATTTCGGCCGCCGGGACTAGCCTTTTGCCCGGTCTCGGAAGGTTTGTTGCGCAGTCGCGGAAGGCGTGGCAGAAAGCCCCGGAACACGGTCGTGCTTCCGCCGGCTCCGCTTGCGGTCGGGCAATGCCGTGGGACCATGGATTTGACTTCGCCTCAACCACAAGAGACGTCCAATGCGGAAACCCGTGCGCAAGGTGGTGTTCCCGGTCGCCGGTCTCGGCACGCGCTTCCTGCCGGCCACCAAGGCCATCCCGAAAGAGATGCTGCCCCTGGTCGACCGCCCCCTGCTGCAGCACGCCGTCGAAGAGGCGCGCGCCGCCGGCATCGAGGATTTCGTTTTCGTCACCGGCCGTTCCAAGCGCGCCATCGAAGACCATTTCGACGCCGATACCGAACTGAACCGCACGCTTGAAGAGCGCGGCAAGCAGGACGCACTGGAGGAGGTCCGCCACAGCGAGATCGCCCCCGGCCGCTGCTTCTACACCCGCCAGCAGGTTCCGCTCGGCCTCGGCCACGCCGTGTGGTGCGCCCGCGCCCTGATCGGCAACGACCCGTTCGCCATCGTGCTGCCCGACGATTACGTCCAGGGCAAGACCCCCTGCCTGAAGCAGATGGTCGAGGCCTATGAGGAGGTCGGCGGCAACATCGTCGCGGTGGTCGACGTGCCGCGCGAACGCACCAGCAGCTACGGCATCCTGGACGTCGAGAAGGACGACGGCCGTCTGGCCACCGTCCGCGGCCTGGTGGAGAAGCCCAAGCCGGAAGAGGCGCCGTCGACCCTGTCGATCATCGGCCGCTACATCCTGCAGCCGGAAATCTTCGATCATCTGGAAAAGCAGCAGCGCGGCGCCGGCAACGAGATCCAGCTGACCGACGCCATGGCCAAGCTGATCGGCAACCAGCCCTTCCACGGCCTGCGCTTCGAAGGCACCCGCTACGACTGCGGCGACAAGGTCGGCTTCATCGAGGCGACGCTCGCCCACGCGCTGAACCGGCCGGACATGGCCGACAAGGTGCGCGAGATGCTGCGCAAATATTGCTGACCGACGGGCAGCATGCATGATGCCGCGCCCGCCCCGTCCCCTGACCCGGACGGCGGCGGGCACGTGCGTTCGTGCTGCGCCTTGGAGCAAGCCGGCCGATTCGGAGGCCGGACATGAGGAACGCCCGGCAAGGGCATCCCAGAGACATACAGGTTTCCTGACTTTCAAGGACTTGAGGGGGACGCGATGCGCATAGCGATGATCGGCACGGGCTATGTCGGCCTGGTCTCCGGCGCCTGCTTTTCGGAATTCGGCGTGCACGTCACCTGCGTCGACAAGGACGCGGGCAAGATCGAGCGGCTGAAGCGCGGCGAGATTCCGATCTACGAGCCCGGCCTGGACGACCTCGTCGCCCGCAACGTCGCGGCCGGCCGCCTGTCCTTCACGCTGGACCTGAAGGAGGCGATGCAGGGCGTCGACGCCGTGTTCATCGCGGTGGGCACCCCGTCGCGCCGCGGCGACGGCCATGCCGACCTGTCCTATGTCTATGGCGCCGCCGAGGAGATCGCCCGGCATCTCGACCACTACACGGTGGTGGTGACCAAGTCGACCGTGCCGGTCGGGACGGGCCGCGAGGTCGAGGCGATCATCCGCCGCGTGCGGCCCGACGCCGAGTTCGACATCGCCTCCAACCCCGAATTCCTGCGCGAGGGCTCTGCCATCGGCGACTTCATGCGGCCGGACCGCGTCGTCATCGGCGCCACTTCGGACCGCGCGGGCGAGGTGATGCGTCGGCTCTACCGGCCGCTCTACCTGATCGAGACGCCGATCGTGGTGACCTCGCTGGAGACGGCGGAGCTGACCAAATACGCCGCCAACACCTTCCTGGCCGCCAAGATCACCTTCATCAACGAGATCGCCGACCTGTGCGAGAAGGTCGGCGCCAACGTCCATGACGTGGCGCGCGGCATCGGGCTGGACGGCCGCATCGGCAAGAAGTTCCTGCACCCCGGTCCGGGTTACGGCGGCTCCTGCTTCCCGAAGGACACGCTGGCGCTGGTCCGCACCGCCCAGCAGGTGGGCAGCCCGCTGCGCATCATCGAGACGGTGGTGGACATCAACGACAAGCGCAAGAAGCAGATGGCCGAGCGCATCATCGCCGCCTGCGGCGGGTCTGTGGACGGCAAGACCGTCGCGGTGCTGGGCGTCGCCTTCAAGCCGAACACCGACGACATGCGCGACAGCCCGTCGCTGGACATCGTCCCGGCCTTGCAGGCGGCCGGCGCCCATGTGCGCGCCTTCGACCCGGCGGCGATGCACGAGGCCGAGAAGCTGCTGCCCGGCGTGGAATGGGCCAAGGACGCCTACGGCACCTTGGAAGGGGCCGACTGCGTCGCTATTCTCACGGAGTGGAACGAATTCCGCGCGCTCGACCTGCGTCGGGTGAAGTCGATGCTGAAGCGGCCGGTGATGATCGACCTGCGCAACATCTACAACCCCGAGGACATGGCGAAGGCCGGCTTCACCTATACCTCCATCGGCCGGCCGTCGCCGGCCGGCGGGATGGACCGCGGCTGACGGTCCAAAGACGGCGTCCAACAGAGGACTAACGAGACGATGAGCGAAGCCCATACCTTCCACCCCACGGTGCTGCGCGAGTACGACATCCGCGGCATCGTCGGCAAGACGCTGACCCCGGCGGACGCCCGCGCGGTCGGCCGTTCCTTCGGCACCGTGGTGGTGCGCAAGGGCGGCAAGACGGTCTGCGTCGGCTATGACGGCCGTCTGTCCTCGCCGGAACTGGAGGAGGCGCTGGTCGAGGGGCTGGTTTCCACCGGCCTGCACGTCCTGCGCATCGGGCTCGGCCCCACGCCGATGCTGTATTTCGCCACCCGCGACCGCGAGGCGGCGGCCGGCATCATGATCACCGGCTCGCACAACCCGCCGGACTACAACGGCATCAAGATGATGCTGGGCAAGGGTCCGGTCTACGGCCAGCAGATCCTGGAGCTCGGCACCATGGCGGCCAAGGCCGACTGGGAGCAGGGCCAGGGCTCGTCGGAGAAGATCGACGTCCAGGACGAGTATGTCGCCCGCCTGCTGAAGGATTATGACGGCACCCGCGACCTGAAGATCGCCTGGGACGCCGGCAACGGCGCGTCGGGCGAGATCCTGCGCCGCCTGACCGCCAAGCTGCCGGGCACGCATGTCCTGCTGTTCGACGAGATCGACGGCAACTTCCCCAACCACCATCCGGACCCGACGGTCGAAGCCAATCTGGTCGACCTGAAGAAGGCGGTGGCGGAGCATGGCTGCGACATCGGCATCGGCTTCGACGGCGACGGCGACCGCATCGGCGCCATCGACCACAAGGGCCGCGTGGTGTGGGGCGACCAGCTGGTCGCGCTCTATGCCGCCGACGTGCTGAAGAGCCATCCGGGCGCCACCATCATCGCCGACGTCAAGGCCAGCCAGGCCCTGTTCGACGAGATCGCCAAGCATGGCGGCAACCCGCTGATGTGGAAGACCGGCCACTCGCTGCTGAAGGCCAAGATGGCGGAGACCGGCTCGCCGCTGGCCGGCGAGATGTCGGGCCACATCTTCTTCGCTGACAAGTGGTATGGCTTCGACGACGCGCTCTATTGCGGCGTCCGCCTCGCCGGGCTGGTCAGCAAGCTGAACACCACGCTGGCGGACCTGCGCGACGGTCTGCCGGACATGGTCAACACGCCGGAGACCCGTTTCCAGATCGACGAGGAACGCAAGTTCGCCGTGGTCGAGGAGGTCAAGGGCCGCGTCAAGGCGTCGGGCGCCAAGGTCAACGACATCGACGGCGTCCGCGTGACGACCGACGACGGCTGGTGGCTGCTGCGCGCGTCCAACACCCAGGACGTGCTGGTGGCGCGGGCGGAGTCCTACAGCCAGGACGGGCTGGAGCGGCTGAAGAACGCGCTGATCGAGCAGCTGGTGGCCTCGGGGCTGTCGGCACCGT
Coding sequences:
- the galU gene encoding UTP--glucose-1-phosphate uridylyltransferase GalU, with protein sequence MRKPVRKVVFPVAGLGTRFLPATKAIPKEMLPLVDRPLLQHAVEEARAAGIEDFVFVTGRSKRAIEDHFDADTELNRTLEERGKQDALEEVRHSEIAPGRCFYTRQQVPLGLGHAVWCARALIGNDPFAIVLPDDYVQGKTPCLKQMVEAYEEVGGNIVAVVDVPRERTSSYGILDVEKDDGRLATVRGLVEKPKPEEAPSTLSIIGRYILQPEIFDHLEKQQRGAGNEIQLTDAMAKLIGNQPFHGLRFEGTRYDCGDKVGFIEATLAHALNRPDMADKVREMLRKYC
- a CDS encoding GNAT family N-acetyltransferase; amino-acid sequence: MEQAVTDNRTMNRFELAVGNRTVYADYRRNGRTLVISYVEAPPSLRGTGAAGRLMEGVMEAARAEGLKILPLCSYAALWMRRNRQDDLLA
- a CDS encoding RluA family pseudouridine synthase, coding for MLRAMTPDSLRARVLHQDELCFVIDKPAGLAVHKAGRITDHLELYLPFLGEPDGEPPKLAHRLDRDTAGCLILGRTPWALKRFGQMFAAGHVEKTYWAVADGIPDAESGVIDLPLLKRIEPGASRSSWTILPDPAGQPAVTEYRVLGTGADGRSWLELRPRTGRTHQIRVHCAAIGCPLVGEPFYGPERLPPGNLHLLARSVAFRMAFDYAAVSAVAPAPAHMRDALSACGWQGD
- the pgmG gene encoding phosphoglucomutase/phosphomannomutase PgmG, with the protein product MSEAHTFHPTVLREYDIRGIVGKTLTPADARAVGRSFGTVVVRKGGKTVCVGYDGRLSSPELEEALVEGLVSTGLHVLRIGLGPTPMLYFATRDREAAAGIMITGSHNPPDYNGIKMMLGKGPVYGQQILELGTMAAKADWEQGQGSSEKIDVQDEYVARLLKDYDGTRDLKIAWDAGNGASGEILRRLTAKLPGTHVLLFDEIDGNFPNHHPDPTVEANLVDLKKAVAEHGCDIGIGFDGDGDRIGAIDHKGRVVWGDQLVALYAADVLKSHPGATIIADVKASQALFDEIAKHGGNPLMWKTGHSLLKAKMAETGSPLAGEMSGHIFFADKWYGFDDALYCGVRLAGLVSKLNTTLADLRDGLPDMVNTPETRFQIDEERKFAVVEEVKGRVKASGAKVNDIDGVRVTTDDGWWLLRASNTQDVLVARAESYSQDGLERLKNALIEQLVASGLSAPSFEGGGSH
- a CDS encoding LysR substrate-binding domain-containing protein, yielding MTPPAPPPTMPTPLPPFDLDLLRTFVTIVDSGGFTRAAERLGRTQSTISLQIKRLEDGLGKRLFLREGRGLDLTPDGEILLTYARRLLGMAGEACALLMEPEVGGVVRLGTPEDFATAHLPDVLWRFSRAHPQVALEVQCDFTINLLDRFSRGEYDLVLCKREPQGPAGGVKVWREPLFWVASDRLILDAGAPVPLVLAPPPDIHRKRAIDALDARGRPWRMAYTSPSLAGIKAAVTAGLGVTILPKDMLAPGFHIVNAEHDLPDLPDIETALYRQPGPLPKAVELLAEHIIRSLEKTAAG
- a CDS encoding UDP-glucose dehydrogenase family protein, coding for MRIAMIGTGYVGLVSGACFSEFGVHVTCVDKDAGKIERLKRGEIPIYEPGLDDLVARNVAAGRLSFTLDLKEAMQGVDAVFIAVGTPSRRGDGHADLSYVYGAAEEIARHLDHYTVVVTKSTVPVGTGREVEAIIRRVRPDAEFDIASNPEFLREGSAIGDFMRPDRVVIGATSDRAGEVMRRLYRPLYLIETPIVVTSLETAELTKYAANTFLAAKITFINEIADLCEKVGANVHDVARGIGLDGRIGKKFLHPGPGYGGSCFPKDTLALVRTAQQVGSPLRIIETVVDINDKRKKQMAERIIAACGGSVDGKTVAVLGVAFKPNTDDMRDSPSLDIVPALQAAGAHVRAFDPAAMHEAEKLLPGVEWAKDAYGTLEGADCVAILTEWNEFRALDLRRVKSMLKRPVMIDLRNIYNPEDMAKAGFTYTSIGRPSPAGGMDRG
- a CDS encoding sodium-dependent bicarbonate transport family permease, translating into MDALLSAPILFFGLGAAIALTGARIPFPEGFGKALAAYLLVAIGLKGGVALAGADVGSVLPLLLTAALLSLLMPILGFGLLRSAVGLDQVNSAAIAAHYGSVSLVTFVTATKLLESQGVTFGGHMVAALAIMEGPAIVSGLLLAGATGMVSGVAAGGNGATMTVPLGSVPLGGSGGGEPARGGSIKDAIREAAFNGSVLLLAGSLLVGLVIGKPGLQSLHGLFIAPWDGVLCLFLLEMGYLATSRLREAASLSPRLIAFGIVMPLIGAGIGLAAAAALGLGLGDAALLVTLCASASYIAVPAALRHALPAAEPGLSLPLSLGITFPFNILVGIPLYLAVSRAVLS